From the Pomacea canaliculata isolate SZHN2017 linkage group LG14, ASM307304v1, whole genome shotgun sequence genome, one window contains:
- the LOC112554771 gene encoding zinc finger CCCH domain-containing protein 13-like isoform X1, with product MSSNTKRRVTVETGMSEDSEKRKPSVFERLGPGAGQRKYSEYDAGSSEREKKCRQFMMTGECPYGPSCKYKHLQLSRKSKNSRDGEGSPEDMKLKFKGQQSERSSEKQHRDSDSESPDVHGKSGRSRRDKETKIKSQVVVKKSSGNHGSDDSDASNDSNWFDSLDYKKEPELEQKRQQIQRALSQLEEDAMENITIQKKAPVPVAHHTQSGSESSPDQAKTSRRPPVGGGRGESPSEMRPFSPGGKKKEKKKPRTRSPADPDALAREKKQYATSPGPSPDKGKEHRKKHDVEEQSGHKKHKKNKKEKKHSLSPQPESGKKKEKIVEEPEAEVTRLQTSAKGFSKVASPPPAHSKRSRSSSPESLSPHKLKDKGQTKSKSKKKKARGNKGESRGSTAEGSTKAKKWLSPLAKTLKLKKAKNTSGVPEIKEMIEDDEAAKRRSPTPQPSRRSQSQEFLAEDPMPPSRHQGISRETSQTRGRSTEKRNKKRKNKRTPSPLSQSSDRAGRRGDTKDVKKRTGDNLPAKDNRKESVEDKRKRGMVSPQQSELYSPSQLERESPARESLQTGRNRHGGLGEARGGDRGETGREEDRRAERDSRRPDKFESRSQPSNADQSSSDRYTRRDGEGFEQHGQERGRYDISRDARTQELGTDREQRGRGSSRYDREPLPPRDHPRGDGAGWDSSFDRQTERGKNGRDPSRDGRDSRDLPHDPGRDRTHGIGRDRSDTRDSRSNNRDAQLDAWHWLSGSRFGMGTYPADAQRRGAIPWDGGNRAGDWPDRPEAQPDVRLDDRAREGRMTATGGSSGSSGSAGRIYRDDSRDSRLGDRHGRDAPVESRQGQLDRVDNRSERGDGRLDRDSRLDRSDGRADRGERNTDRGTSRGDSQADRRRGGGQASPFDQRGAKPGWGSGMSQSSSRGDLRSLVDEGRGYEYDRRLGLGRDSQTGKTADRDSLGSRGGERDVPGGRAPDRDGPGGRNGDRELQMGREGDRNLPMVRGGDRTVPIGRQGERDSQLGRVSDRLERDRELGGSSRERFVARDGVTIDIRQMRDDRAFPDDFPDPLHEHRVDQIDRYDAELREGRNVRGRALSPQENKLSKGGRGFDDDRGQSRGSANERGVRDRGVSRSYDYDLRDQDPRLVPDLLHEPDSSLRRLPVSLPREEHRGGRGEAYESRSGRESGLGDSRDSRGRREPRETELVREAESSMPSRVGRESAKESVREGPKDTAWEGRESARDIGRDFPRDTISQTGRLDGRRGRISPTSESFVDPDRSRERDRERDFWGHDSRRKERSPRRDGVSRGWSPSDGDKSKVPTKLQDDLVACETEPSRRQEKKESEKRLYDEPERGRPKDREEVGEVMSAHVTDVRDTSSPRRRKEQGDTTVKDRDSQSEGRRSPSRNRRREKTPLSLTRSSSADQRQAKRTRSLSPRQSSTQRGGSPSSVSKLAVEKPKSPTSKSASSRSPSRKRGHHESESTQSPLLRIGQRGRSRTPIGAKRKRGASSRSPAPGAKDDTKSPVPKRLREESRSPTRRNSRHPSPAGSQHSHCSQGSLDRRRRLPSSYTEGDRYHRDSPARRERDRDREREVLPVVGQERSMESQEEKDLDPQRKRGWSPVRALPRAVSHSDRNKRKRRGNDGDWSDLEMDMVIKEDFRQGVSRLGVPDIQSTIPDSSVDILDMPKSDSSKLLPPLVSSTTPIYPADISSRTDRRPVSSIVGGRGIDDYGRGPLDAWGDRYDDRRDGISRGRVDSVASANPDSDQRGEMPSSHEAAEDSKDTNLSITLPSDEGYEEISSDEDDFANEDGEKQNQNSIVSVLDIDWASLAKEPVAKPNTGSLAKRFHPSTVFHEIGISRSFAGDELFNKVKEICEKGIEDDTERKEEAGVKSEDKENKAASSKDTRSLSLLHDVPALHLAAVRQRHDRANLLKNVGPFRRGLCARRDLEIRRQLCKVDKVYEQPAVFPTHVMDTDLCKLSIQLFRQGRDYADRKNSECDIKGDLTL from the exons ATGAGTAGCAATACAAAGCGTCGAGTAACCGTTGAGACTGGAATGTCAGAAGACTCTGAAAAACGGAAGCCAAGTGTTTTCGAAAGGCTTGGTCCAGGAGCAGGACAGAGAAAATATTCGGAATATGATGCAGGATCATCAGAG agagaaaagaaatgccGCCAGTTCATGATGACTGGAGAATGCCCTTATGGACCATCTTGCAAGTACAAACATCTGCAGCTCTCAAGAAAGAGCAAAAATTCAAG GGATGGAGAAGGGAGTCCAGAAGACATGAAATTAaagttcaaaggtcagcagTCTGAGAGGAGCAGTGAGAAACAGCATCGAGACAGTGACTCTGAGTCACCTGATGTACATGGAAAAAGTGGTCGATCACGACGGGATAAAGAAACCAAAATCAAGTCACAAGTTGTTGTGAAGAAATCCTCTGGGAATCATGGAAGTGATGACAGCGATGCCTCCAATGACAGCAATTGGTTTGACA GCCTAGACTACAAGAAAGAACCAGAATTAGAGCAGAAAAGACAGCAAATACAGAGAGCGCTGAGCCAGCTAGAAGAAGATGCCATGGAAAACATCACCATCCAAAAGAAG GCCCCAGTGCCTGTTGCGCACCACACTCAGTCTGGGTCAGAAAGCAGTCCTGACCAAGCGAAGACCAGCAGACGTCCTCCAGTTGGAGGTGGCAGAGGGGAATCACCTTCTGAGATGAGACCCTTTTCACCTGGAGG aaagaaaaaagagaagaaaaaacctCGCACTAGGTCCCCTGCAGATCCAGATGCTCtggcaagggaaaaaaaacagtatgcCACATCTCCAGGACCGAGCCCCGACAAAGGAAAGgaacacagaaaaaa GCATGATGTGGAGGAACAGAGTGGtcacaagaaacacaagaagaataagaaagaaaagaagcactctctctctccacagcCAGAGTcaggcaagaaaaaagaaaagattgtggAAGAGCCAGAGGCAGAAGTAACCAG GTTGCAGACAAGTGCAAAAGGATTCAGCAAAGTGGCCTCTCCTCCACCAGCTCACTCCAAGCGTTCCAGATCATCGTCTCCAGAGTCCTTGTCACCACATAAGCTGAAGGATAAAGGTCAAACAAAGAGCAAGTCCAAGAAAAAGAAGGCCAGGGGAAATAAGGGAGAGAGCCGAGGATCTACCGCAGAAGGTTCAACCAAGGCAAAGAAGTGGCTGTCTCCCTTAGCAAAGACCCTGAAATTAAAGAAGGCAAAGAACACCAGTGGTGTTcctgaaattaaagaaatgattGAAGATGATGAAGCTGCCAAGAGACGATCGCCAACGCCACAGCCATCAAGAAGATCCCAAAGCCAGGAGTTCCTGGCTGAGGACCCAATGCCACCTTCCCGTCACCAAGGCATATCCAGGGAGACTTCTCAGACGCGGGGTCGTAGCACAGAGAAGCGTAACAAAAAGCGCAAGAACAAAAGAACTCCATCCCCTCTTAGTCAGAGTTCTGACCGAGCTGGCAGGCGGGGAGACACCAAGGATGTGAAAAAGCGGACAGGTGACAACTTACCTGCAAAAGATAATCGGAAGGAAAGTGTGGAAGATAAGAGAAAAAGAGGCATGGTCTCGCCACAACAGTCAGAATTGTATTCACCGTCTCAGCTGGAACGCGAGTCCCCAGCTAGGGAATCGTTGCAAACTGGAAGAAACAGACATGGTGGACTTGGTGAGGCCAGAGGGGGTGATCGAGGTGAAACAGGGAGAGAAGAGGACCGACGTGCAGAGCGGGATTCTCGCAGACCAGACAAGTTTGAGTCTCGTTCTCAACCGAGCAATGCTGATCAGTCAAGTAGTGACAGGTACACTCGCAGAGATGGGGAGGGGTTTGAACAGCACGGGCAAGAGCGTGGCCGCTATGACATCAGCCGAGATGCCCGCACTCAGGAACTTGGCACTGATCGAGAGCAGAGAGGACGAGGATCTTCTAGATATGACAGAGAACCATTACCTCCCCGGGATCACCCGAGAGGTGATGGCGCTGGGTGGGATTCATCCTTTGATCGTCAGACAGAGAGGGGAAAGAATGGTCGAGACCCGAGCCGTGATGGCCGTGACAGCAGGGATCTCCCACATGACCCAGGTCGTGATCGCACCCATGGGATAGGAAGAGATCGGAGTGACACAAGGGATAGCAGAAGCAATAATCGCGATGCACAGCTTGACG CCTGGCATTGGCTTTCAGGAAGCAGATTTGGCATGGGAACCTATCCAGCTGATGCGCAGCGGCGTGGAGCCATTCCATGGGATGGAGGAAACCGGGCTGGAGACTGGCCAGACAGACCTGAAGCCCAGCCTGATGTGCGGCTAGATGATCGTGCACGTGAAGGGCGCATGACTGCTACAGGTGGCAGCTCTGGCAGCAGTGGCAGTGCAGGTCGGATATATCGAGATGATTCTAGGGACTCTCGGCTGGGAGATCGTCATGGGAGAGATGCACCTGTCGAGTCTCGACAGGGGCAATTGGATCGGGTGGACAATCGCTCAGAAAGAGGAGATGGGAGACTTGACCGTGATAGTCGCCTTGACAGAAGTGATGGTCGGGCAGATCGGGGAGAGCGAAACACTGACAGGGGGACAAGTAGAGGTGACAGTCAGGCGGATAGGAGGAGAGGAGGTGGACAGGCATCCCCATTCGACCAAAGGGGAGCTAAACCTGGCTGGGGAAGTGGCATGAGTCAGAGCAGTAGTCGTGGAGACTTGAGGAGTCTTGTGGATGAAGGGAGGGGTTATGAGTATGATCGCCGCCTTGGGCTGGGTAGAGACTCCCAGACAGGTAAAACTGCAGACAGGGATTCCCTTGGCAGTCGAGGTGGGGAGAGGGATGTTCCAGGGGGGCGGGCTCCTGACAGAGATGGACCAGGTGGAAGGAATGGTGACAGAGAACTGCAGATGGGACGAGAAGGTGACAGGAATTTGCCCATGGTTAGGGGGGGTGACAGAACTGTACCAATTGGCAGACAAGGAGAAAGGGATAGTCAGTTGGGCAGAGTGAGTGACAGACTTGAGAGGGACAGGGAGCTTGGAGGATCATCTCGAGAGAGGTTTGTTGCCAGGGATGGTGTTACAATAGATATACGGCAGATGCGGGATGACAGGGCCTTTCCAGATGATTTCCCAGATCCTTTGCATGAGCATCGAGTTGACCAAATAGACAGGTATGATGCGGAGTTAAGAGAGGGGCGTAATGTGAGAGGTAGGGCTTTATCACCACAGGAGAACAAGTTATCCAAAGGAGGTCGTGGCTTTGATGATGACCGTGGCCAGAGTAGGGGCTCAGCAAATGAGAGGGGAGTTAGAGACAGGGGTGTGAGTAGATCATATGATTATGATCTTCGGGATCAGGATCCTCGTTTAGTACCAGATCTCTTGCATGAACCTGACAGCAGTCTCAGACGACTGCCAGTGTCTTTACCACGTGAGGAGCACCGTGGTGGAAGAGGTGAAGCCTACGAAAGCCGCAGTGGTCGTGAGAGTGGGCTGGGAGACAGTCGTGACAGCCGGGGCAGGCGAGAACCCAGAGAGACCGAATTAGTTCGGGAGGCAGAAAGCAGTATGCCTAGCCGAGTAGGCAGAGAAAGTGCCAAAGAAAGTGTCCGAGAGGGACCAAAGGATACAGCTTGGGAAGGCCGAGAGAGTGCCAGAGATATAGGACGTGACTTTCCCAGGGATACTATCAGTCAGACAGGACGATTAGACGGCAGACGTGGGAGGATCTCACCAACATCAGAGTCCTTTGTTGACCCTGACAGAAGTCGTGAGCGAGATCGGGAGAGAGATTTTTGGGGTCATGATTCTCGGAGGAAGGAACGTAGCCCAAGACGAGATGGTGTTTCTAGAGGATGGAGTCCTTCGGATGGTGATAAATCCAAAGTGCCAACCAAACTGCAAGATGATTTGGTTGCCTGTGAAACGGAGCCTTCCAGAAGACAGGAGAAGAAAGAGTCAGAAAAGCGGCTTTATGATGAACCTGAGCGAGGGAGACCAAAAGACAGAGAGGAGGTGGGTGAAGTCATGAGCGCACATGTAACAGATGTGCGTGACACTTCAAGCCCCCGTCGTAGGAAGGAACAAGGAGACACAACAGTCAAAGATCGTGACTCTCAGTCAGAAGGTAGAAG ATCACCATCAAGAAATCGTCGAAGAGAGAAAACTCCATTGTCGCTCACTCGTTCCAGCTCTGCAGATCAGCGTCAGGCGAAGAGAACTCGCTCACTTTCACCAAGACAGTCTTCTACCCAGCGAGGAGGTTCCCCATCATCTGTTTCCAAGTTGGCTGTGGAAAAACCCAAATCTCCTACAAGTAAATCTGCCTCATCCCGATCACCTTCCAGAAAAAGAGGACATCATGAATCCGAGTCAACTCAGTCTCCACTACTCAGGATAGGGCAGAGGGGTAGGTCACGTACTCCTATTGGAGCAAAGCGTAAAAGAGGGGCCAGCTCCAGGTCTCCAGCCCCAGGAGCGAAGGATGACACCAAGTCTCCTGTACCCAAACGGCTTCGAGAAGAATCTCGGTCACCTACACGACGCAACAGCCGCCACCCATCACCAGCAGGCTCACAGCACAGCCATTGCAGTCAGGGCAGCTTGGATCGCAGGCGTCGCCTGCCTAGCAGTTATACTGAGGGAGATCGATACCACCGGGACAGTCCTGccaggagagaaagagatcgtgatagagagagagaggttctGCCTGTAGTAGGGCAGGAG AGATCAATGGAAAGCCAAGAAGAGAAGGATCTGGATCCACAGCGCAAGCGTGGGTGGTCACCAGTCAGGGCCTTGCCTCGGGCTGTGAGTCACAGTGACAGAAACAAGAGAAAGCGCCGAGGTA ATGATGGAGACTGGTCAGATTTGGAGATGGACATGGTCATTAAAGAGGACTTTAGGCAG GGTGTCAGTCGGCTGGGAGTCCCCGACATTCAGAGCACCATACCCGATTCCAGTGTTGATATCCTTGACATGCCCAAATCAGATTCGAGTAAACTGTTGCCACCACTCGTCTCCTCAACCACGCCCATTTATCCAGCTGACATTTCCAGTCGAACAGATCGACGTCCTGTAAGCAGCATTGTTGGTGGCCGGGGCATCGATGACTATGGCCGCGGGCCACTTGATGCCTGGGGTGATCGTTATGATGACAGACGGGATGGAATCAGCAG GGGCAGAGTGGATTCTGTCGCAAGTGCTAACCCCGATTCCGACCAGAGAGGTGAAATGCCTAGCTCTCACGAAGCAGCGGAAGATTCAAAGGATACTAATCTGAGCATCACACTGC CTTCAGATGAAGGATATGAAGAAATCTCCTCAGATGAAGATGACTTTGCTAATGAAGATGGAGAAAAGCAGAATCAAAACA GCATTGTCAGTGTCCTAGACATTGACTGGGCCAGTCTGGCCAAAGAACCAGTTGCCAAGCCAAATACTGGTTCTCTGGCAAAGCGCTTTCACCCATCCACAGTTTTTCATGAAATTGGCATCTCACGTTCATTTGCTGGTGATGAGCTGTTCAACAAAGTCAAAGAAATCTGTGAAAAAGGCATTGAGGatgacacagaaagaaaagaag AAGCTGGAGTAAAgtcagaagacaaagaaaacaaggcAGCTTCTTCAAAGGACACCAGAAGTTTGTCCCTTCTACACGATGTCCCTGCCTTGCATCTGGCTGCAGTGCGGCAGAGACATGACCGAGCCAACCTGTTGAAGAATGTTGGCCCTTTCCGCCGAGGGCTTTGTGCACGACGAGATTTGGAGATTCGCCGACAGTTGTGTAAGGTTGACAAG GTATACGAACAACCAGCAGTGTTTCCAACACATGTGATGGACACAGACCTCTGCAAGCTCAGCATCCAGCTTTTTCGACAGGGTCGTGATTATGCTGACCGCAAGAACTCGGAGTGTGACATTAAAGGCGACCTGACACTTTGA